A stretch of DNA from Bacillota bacterium:
ACCCAGGATGTTCGGACGGCCATCCCGGAATATGGTCTGACCCAGGAATGCGGCGGCTATCGCGTCCAGGAAGAATCCTGCCGCGGCAGTAGGCTGCCCGGATCCCAACCGGGACGCGAGGATGATTCCCGCGATACCAGCCCCCAGACTCGAGAAGAGTAACCCTAGGAGGCGGTACTTGCGCACCGAGATTCCCGACAACCTCGCTGCATTCAAGTTGCCACCGATGGCATACATGTACCTTCCCATTCGTGTCCTCGTCAGGATGAACTCACCCAGGACGACCACGAACGCCATGACGATGATTGGTGTCGGAATGCTGCCCACATAGCCTCGGCCTATGAAGGCAAAGGATTGCGGAAGGTCACCGTAGATGGCCTGACCCTGAGTGTAGAGGAAGGTGACGCCCGTGGCCACGGAGCCTGCAGCCAAGGTGGAGATGAATGAGGATATGCCCACCTGCGTCACTAGAGCTCCGTTTACCATGCCGAACAGAGCGGCAAGCCCAAGTCCTGCGAGCAGAGACAAGGGCACGGGAAACCCTTTGACCAACAGACTCACGGTCACAACACCGACGAGAGAGCCCACCGACCCGATTCCGAGGTCGAAATCCCCCGTGACCATGCAGAACGTGAGCCCTGTCGAGATTATGGCGAGCATTGACACCTGCCGGAGTATGTTGATGATGTTGTTGAACGTCAGAAACACTTGAGTCGTCGCACTGAACACGACAACAAGAGCAACTAAACCTAGAAGCGTCCCATAGCTGCGGACTAGGTTCCTTATGCCGCCCGCATTTGCCCGCCTGTGCCC
This window harbors:
- a CDS encoding ABC transporter permease, producing the protein MIEISRATPAGSGHRRANAGGIRNLVRSYGTLLGLVALVVVFSATTQVFLTFNNIINILRQVSMLAIISTGLTFCMVTGDFDLGIGSVGSLVGVVTVSLLVKGFPVPLSLLAGLGLAALFGMVNGALVTQVGISSFISTLAAGSVATGVTFLYTQGQAIYGDLPQSFAFIGRGYVGSIPTPIIVMAFVVVLGEFILTRTRMGRYMYAIGGNLNAARLSGISVRKYRLLGLLFSSLGAGIAGIILASRLGSGQPTAAAGFFLDAIAAAFLGQTIFRDGRPNILGTFVGVLIIGVMNNGLTLLRVSYYWQDISKGAIIVLAVALAALRPTKGSR